A genomic region of Trifolium pratense cultivar HEN17-A07 linkage group LG3, ARS_RC_1.1, whole genome shotgun sequence contains the following coding sequences:
- the LOC123915356 gene encoding F-box/FBD/LRR-repeat protein At1g80470-like — MKRKRHNDDDKEEEDRLSDLSDCVLLRILSLLNTKQAVQTCILSTRWKYLWKHLSNLKLHSSYFDTMDGFTEFAAQILSLRGHSTSLYSLKFYSDSMVQPHLIQRILKYVVSHDVQRFQLNLLYSIEHIPSCIFSCHTLTSLMLYVRHSDATILFPDSLNLPALTKLSLWNFVFPIKKDGLAEPFSTLKKLNNLTIRSCQVLHAQNLCISSITLVHLKIQTHKKNYGEVELYTPSLSTFAYAGIPFEKLCGSHLRSIKHVIIDAYMYVNNAEPPSNLLSWLKEFTEITSLTVTLTTLEVLSLVPNLLKVNFHSLRNLETLQVKKKGVSSGLSTTPMLARFSRLPMYYQDDVAKFRDEIFKEGSLSIPDKIVSFLLQNSPSAKVHKIY, encoded by the exons atgaagagaaaaagaCACAACGATGAtgacaaagaagaagaagatagaCTGAGTGATTTATCTGATTGTGTTCTTCTTCGCATACTCTCCTTGTTGAACACCAAACAAGCAGTTCAAACTTGCATTTTGTCCACAAGATGGAAATATCTCTGGAAGCATCTTTCTAACCTTAAATTACATTCTTCATACTTTGACACTATGGATGGATTCACCGAATTCGCAGCTCAAATTTTGTCACTTCGTGGTCATTCAACCTCTTTGTACTCTCTCAAATTTTATAGCGACAGTATGGTGCAGCCTCATCTAAttcaaaggattttaaaataCGTTGTTTCACATGATGTACAACGGTTCCAACTCAATCTCCTTTATAGTATTGAACACATTCCGTCTTGTATTTTTTCATGTCACACATTAACTTCTCTTATGCTATATGTTCGCCATTCTGATGCAACAATATTATTTCCGGATTCTCTGAATTTGCCGGCATTAACCAAATTGTCTTTATGGAACTTTGTATTTCCTATCAAAAAGGATGGGCTTGCCGAACCCTTTTCAacactaaaaaaattgaataatttgacCATTAGGTCTTGTCAAGTTCTCCATGCTCAAAATCTCTGCATATCAAGTATCACACTTGTCCATTTAAAGATACAAACACATAAAAAGAATTACGGCGAAGTTGAACTATATACTCCAAGTCTTTCTACATTTGCTTATGCTGGTATTCCTTTTGAGAAACTATGTGGGAGCCATCTGCGTTCTATTAAACACGTAATAATTGATGCATATATGTACGTGAATAATGCAGAGCCTCCATCCAATCTACTCAGCTGGCTGAAAGAGTTTACTGAAATCACATCATTGACAGTCACTTTAACTACTCTTGAG GTTCTCTCCTTAGTTCCTAATTTATTGAAGGTTAATTTTCACTCCCTGCGTAACTTGGAAACACTGCAAGTAAAAAAGAAAGGAGTTTCATCTGGATTATCCACGACACCGATGCTTGCCAGATTTTCGCGGTTGCCTATGTATTACCAGGATGATGTTGCCAAGTTTCGAGATGAAATATTTAAAGAAGGATCTTTATCCATACCTGACAAAATAGTTTCTTTTTTGCTTCAAAACTCGCCTTCAGCAAAAGTTCATAAAATCTATTAG